The following proteins are co-located in the Sandaracinaceae bacterium genome:
- a CDS encoding protein kinase: MGHPVRLGAFYLQDQIGQGGMGAVWRGVHLQRGQPVAVKVLSLERAREPRSLATFRREVRAVARLNHEAIVSVLDHGIITPAAAYEARGRLVAGSPFLVMELAEATLASAYPTVSWEATHAALVRLLEALAHAHARGIVHRDLKPANVLWVRRAPNYPPDLKLSDFGLAHVITQDDAGGRMHAAGTPAYMAPEQFRGAIRDFGPWTDLYALGCLAYQLTAGHRPFHARNENELAQAHLHATPQPLVARFPVPEGFEAWVRRLMAKHPMARYRCAADALFALQAIASREPVRVAESEGAAAEAGDPDGVEVAATLTMTVAGDSLSDPSASASYHTDQGTVSERPPLDQAQRDQLRLAPLEPPGAPSGPSLPTVITDVVPFDADEGAWELSEAPPTPEHWTTTHEPLPVTLLGAGLGLFGVREVPLVGRQHARDQMWEALRRVRREGKPRSLVLEGPSGFGKTRLATWLCERAHEVGSGEVLRAKHEPDHNAGEALQRMAEQRLNTRGLERKLALARIRRLLLAQGVDDEREWEGLCALAVPPDALRERTSPRVVQPSARFALLMRMLQRASAERPLVVAFDDVQWDALTLYFVEYVLDYAPSPLPVLFVLTVQEEAITERPAERVQLDNLVGRDDVEVIRVGPLDAHEHQTLVTNLLRFESDLAANIAQRTAGNPLFATQLIGDWVQRGVLELSKRGFVLREGARADLPDDLFAVWSQRVERAVEGVEDGRVALELAATFGRVVPVDEWRSACLVLRLAVPKTFLTDMLRAQLMEVEDPLDVGMTKVCFVHGMLREALERSAHERDVRRHLHGAVADVLRPKLHDGEVDVAERLALHLRAANRLREAVTPLRKAAEVRRRRGEVERALQLLDLHSATLMDIEAEAEHVEWVENLLLRTELAWKQGALTRASRLADEGLELATAAQHALQLAQARYLRGYLDVQLGKLEAAEPLLFQAAQTFDLLGQRAESARAMRGLGFAAISRGQHELAFGAYLTALETCRAYDDLHGAAASLCGMGFSDPENIHGSAGHLEEALALFERVGDLFGVTSTLNNLADLHRRGGRDQEAETLYRRALSISQRIGAAHLEAMIVAGLALVLLRHGRHDEALRELEVAWRMADVLGQVGALSALHALSLPCAVIAKDRGAWSEHEARLSARVNDEAVLELEVIQAIEHAGHLCAQSNDMDRARRAWTLAARFYANAGHAERAATLRAKATD; encoded by the coding sequence GCGATCCCTGGCCACCTTCCGTCGTGAGGTGCGCGCGGTGGCGCGCCTCAACCACGAGGCCATCGTCTCGGTGCTCGACCACGGCATCATCACGCCAGCGGCCGCCTACGAGGCCCGTGGGCGCCTGGTGGCGGGCAGCCCGTTCTTGGTAATGGAGCTGGCCGAGGCCACGCTCGCCTCCGCGTATCCGACCGTCAGCTGGGAGGCCACGCATGCCGCCCTCGTGCGGCTGCTGGAGGCGCTCGCCCACGCCCACGCGCGCGGCATCGTGCACCGTGACCTCAAGCCCGCGAACGTGCTGTGGGTGCGGCGGGCCCCGAACTACCCGCCCGACCTGAAGCTGAGCGACTTCGGCCTCGCGCACGTCATCACACAGGACGACGCCGGCGGGCGCATGCACGCGGCCGGGACGCCCGCGTACATGGCTCCCGAGCAGTTCCGGGGGGCCATCCGCGACTTCGGCCCCTGGACCGACCTCTACGCGCTCGGCTGCCTCGCCTACCAGCTCACGGCCGGACACCGCCCCTTCCACGCGCGCAACGAGAACGAGCTGGCCCAGGCGCACCTGCACGCCACGCCGCAACCGCTCGTGGCGCGCTTCCCCGTGCCGGAGGGCTTCGAGGCCTGGGTGCGTCGGTTGATGGCCAAGCACCCCATGGCCCGCTACCGCTGCGCGGCCGACGCGCTCTTCGCGCTCCAGGCGATCGCGAGCCGTGAGCCGGTACGCGTGGCCGAGAGCGAAGGGGCAGCGGCGGAGGCTGGGGACCCCGACGGCGTCGAGGTCGCGGCGACGCTGACGATGACCGTAGCCGGTGACTCGCTCAGCGACCCGAGCGCGTCGGCGTCGTACCACACGGACCAGGGCACGGTCAGCGAGCGCCCCCCGCTGGACCAAGCCCAGCGCGACCAGTTGCGTCTAGCGCCCCTCGAGCCCCCCGGCGCGCCCAGCGGCCCCTCGTTGCCCACGGTCATCACCGACGTGGTGCCCTTCGACGCGGACGAGGGCGCCTGGGAGCTCAGCGAGGCGCCGCCGACGCCCGAGCACTGGACCACCACCCATGAGCCGCTGCCGGTGACGCTGCTGGGCGCGGGTCTCGGCCTGTTCGGCGTGCGCGAGGTGCCGCTGGTGGGGCGCCAGCACGCGCGCGACCAGATGTGGGAGGCGCTGCGGCGCGTGCGACGGGAGGGCAAGCCCCGGTCGCTGGTGCTGGAGGGTCCGAGCGGCTTCGGCAAGACGCGCCTGGCCACGTGGCTGTGCGAGCGCGCGCACGAGGTAGGCAGCGGGGAGGTGCTGCGCGCCAAGCACGAGCCCGACCACAACGCGGGCGAGGCCCTGCAGCGCATGGCCGAGCAGCGGCTCAACACGCGTGGCCTCGAGCGCAAGCTGGCCCTCGCGCGCATCCGCCGGTTGCTGCTGGCGCAGGGCGTGGACGACGAGCGCGAGTGGGAGGGGTTGTGTGCGTTGGCGGTGCCACCCGACGCGCTGCGTGAACGGACCAGCCCGCGCGTGGTGCAGCCCTCGGCGCGCTTCGCGCTGCTGATGCGCATGCTGCAGCGTGCCAGCGCCGAGCGCCCGCTGGTGGTGGCCTTCGACGACGTGCAGTGGGACGCGCTCACGCTCTACTTCGTGGAGTACGTGCTGGACTACGCGCCCTCGCCGCTGCCGGTGCTGTTCGTGCTGACCGTGCAGGAGGAGGCCATCACCGAGCGCCCCGCCGAGCGCGTTCAGCTGGACAACCTGGTGGGGCGCGACGACGTGGAGGTCATCCGCGTGGGCCCGCTGGACGCGCACGAGCACCAGACGCTAGTCACCAACCTGCTGCGCTTCGAGAGCGACCTGGCGGCCAACATCGCGCAGCGCACGGCCGGCAACCCGCTCTTCGCGACACAGCTCATCGGCGACTGGGTGCAGCGCGGCGTGCTCGAGCTGAGCAAGCGTGGCTTCGTGCTGCGCGAGGGGGCACGCGCCGACCTGCCCGACGACCTCTTCGCCGTGTGGTCGCAGCGCGTGGAGCGCGCCGTGGAGGGCGTGGAGGACGGGCGCGTGGCGCTCGAGTTGGCCGCCACCTTCGGGCGCGTGGTGCCCGTGGACGAGTGGCGCAGCGCGTGCCTGGTGCTGCGCCTGGCGGTGCCCAAGACCTTCCTCACCGACATGCTGCGCGCGCAGCTGATGGAGGTGGAGGACCCGCTCGACGTGGGCATGACCAAGGTGTGCTTCGTCCACGGCATGCTGCGCGAGGCGCTCGAGCGCAGCGCCCACGAGCGCGACGTGCGGCGGCACCTGCACGGCGCCGTGGCCGACGTGCTGCGCCCCAAGCTGCACGACGGCGAGGTGGACGTGGCCGAGCGCCTGGCGCTGCACCTGCGCGCCGCCAACCGCCTGCGCGAAGCGGTCACGCCGCTACGCAAGGCGGCCGAGGTGCGGCGACGACGCGGCGAGGTAGAGCGCGCGCTGCAGCTCCTGGACCTGCACTCGGCCACGCTGATGGACATCGAGGCCGAGGCCGAGCACGTGGAGTGGGTGGAGAACCTGCTGCTGCGCACCGAGCTGGCGTGGAAGCAGGGGGCCCTGACGCGCGCCTCCCGCCTGGCCGACGAGGGGCTCGAGCTGGCCACCGCCGCGCAGCACGCGCTGCAGCTGGCGCAGGCGCGCTACCTGCGCGGCTACCTGGACGTGCAGCTGGGCAAGCTGGAGGCGGCCGAGCCGCTGCTGTTCCAGGCCGCGCAGACCTTCGACCTCCTGGGGCAGCGCGCCGAGTCCGCGCGGGCCATGCGGGGCCTCGGCTTCGCCGCCATCTCGCGCGGGCAGCACGAGCTGGCCTTCGGCGCCTACCTGACCGCGCTCGAGACCTGCCGCGCCTACGACGACCTGCACGGCGCTGCGGCGAGCCTGTGCGGCATGGGCTTCTCCGACCCGGAGAACATCCACGGCAGCGCGGGCCACCTGGAAGAGGCGTTGGCGCTGTTCGAGCGCGTGGGCGACCTCTTCGGCGTCACCTCGACGCTCAACAACCTGGCCGACCTCCACCGCCGCGGCGGCCGCGACCAGGAGGCCGAGACCCTCTACCGCCGCGCGCTCAGCATCAGCCAGCGCATCGGCGCCGCCCACCTCGAGGCCATGATCGTCGCGGGCCTGGCGCTCGTGTTGTTACGCCACGGGAGACACGACGAAGCGCTGCGCGAGCTCGAGGTCGCCTGGCGCATGGCCGACGTCCTCGGCCAGGTGGGCGCGCTGTCAGCCCTACACGCGCTCAGCCTCCCATGCGCCGTCATCGCCAAGGACCGCGGCGCGTGGAGCGAGCACGAAGCCCGGCTCAGCGCGCGTGTCAACGACGAGGCCGTGCTCGAGCTGGAGGTCATCCAAGCCATCGAGCACGCTGGCCACCTGTGCGCGCAGAGCAACGACATGGACCGTGCCCGGCGCGCATGGACGCTGGCGGCGCGCTTCTACGCCAACGCCGGGCACGCGGAGCGAGCGGCGACGCTGCGCGCCAAGGCGACGGACTGA
- a CDS encoding type II toxin-antitoxin system VapC family toxin: MIRVLDASVVVAALVDRGPDGRWAEAELLNAHLAAPHLLPVEVANILRRMARAGQISGDIAALAHDDLLRLPVELFPYEPVAARAWELRPNLTSYDAWYVALAEQLDAPVATLDTRLRGAVGPTCAFRTPP; encoded by the coding sequence ATGATTCGCGTACTGGACGCCTCGGTGGTGGTCGCCGCGTTGGTCGACCGTGGGCCAGACGGTCGGTGGGCCGAGGCCGAGCTGCTGAACGCCCACCTGGCCGCCCCACACCTCCTCCCGGTCGAGGTGGCCAACATCCTGCGACGGATGGCGCGGGCGGGACAGATCTCGGGCGACATCGCCGCGTTGGCACACGACGACCTGCTACGGCTGCCGGTGGAGCTCTTCCCCTACGAACCGGTCGCAGCCCGAGCGTGGGAGCTGCGGCCGAACCTCACCAGCTACGACGCATGGTACGTCGCGCTGGCCGAGCAGCTGGACGCACCAGTTGCCACGCTGGACACCCGGCTCCGTGGCGCCGTGGGGCCCACGTGCGCGTTCCGAACGCCACCCTGA
- a CDS encoding Rpn family recombination-promoting nuclease/putative transposase, with protein sequence MAKHDALFKRIFSAPEHAAGELRTMLPRSLVAQLDLDQLEVVEGSLVSKELRLRHTDLLFRVPFRKPRNGQRYVYVYVLLEHQSKADPDMPFRVLEYVVRIWAKLRADEPHRGTLPLVVPLVVHHGARAWSAPTSVHEMVEGLAEHPELRRFVPNLDLLIDDLAVASDAELMNRPLAPVARVATWLLRDGRDVHAILAHLEFWAALLAFIAERYPDELEALLRYILLAAGERSVDDVRRAILIHVPTAEGPLASAGEQLIQQGREQGLQQGTLVTLRTMLRSQLTARFGLLGADDVETIEAATAPALEQMLIRVLTATTPEEVLRDS encoded by the coding sequence ATGGCGAAGCACGACGCGCTGTTCAAGCGGATCTTCTCGGCTCCCGAGCACGCCGCAGGCGAGCTGCGCACCATGCTGCCCCGCTCGCTCGTGGCCCAGCTGGACCTCGACCAGCTGGAGGTCGTGGAGGGCAGCCTCGTGTCCAAAGAGCTGCGGCTGCGCCACACCGACCTCCTCTTCCGAGTGCCGTTTCGCAAGCCACGCAACGGGCAGCGCTACGTGTACGTCTACGTCCTGCTGGAGCACCAGAGCAAGGCCGACCCCGACATGCCCTTCCGGGTCCTCGAGTACGTGGTGCGCATCTGGGCCAAGCTCCGCGCCGACGAGCCACACCGAGGGACCCTGCCGCTAGTGGTCCCCCTCGTGGTGCACCACGGCGCCCGCGCGTGGAGCGCGCCAACGTCCGTGCACGAGATGGTGGAGGGGCTCGCCGAGCACCCCGAGCTGCGGCGCTTCGTCCCCAACCTGGACCTGCTCATCGACGACCTCGCCGTGGCCAGCGACGCCGAGCTCATGAACCGCCCCCTCGCGCCTGTCGCGCGCGTGGCCACCTGGCTGCTGCGTGACGGGCGTGATGTCCATGCGATCCTCGCCCACTTGGAGTTCTGGGCCGCCCTGCTCGCCTTCATCGCGGAACGGTACCCGGATGAACTCGAAGCACTCCTGCGCTACATTTTGCTGGCGGCCGGCGAGCGGTCTGTCGACGATGTCCGCCGCGCCATCCTGATTCACGTCCCCACCGCGGAGGGTCCCTTGGCATCAGCCGGTGAACAACTCATTCAACAAGGCCGCGAGCAAGGCCTCCAGCAGGGTACGCTCGTTACCCTGCGCACCATGCTGCGATCCCAGCTGACGGCGCGCTTCGGTCTGCTCGGCGCCGACGATGTGGAGACCATCGAAGCGGCAACCGCGCCCGCGTTGGAGCAGATGCTCATCCGCGTGCTGACGGCAACGACCCCCGAGGAAGTCCTCCGCGACAGCTGA
- a CDS encoding helix-turn-helix domain-containing protein, with translation MARSRNGEAISARGRSPSAKKKLRGFIRERSKAGDLDEWRRGKAALGYIEGRRVVELAAELDVTRGSVNRWLQWYEAMGVEGLVTAAAPGAPSRVRLLQCAGPVTPRKNPSSADALLIPSCSFVKGRQLHGNGFSRAGAPWRVHTLRIVVVQDAAKEVWTLLVAALEGEPSVSDWEELVDHYHAMGHLSAAAQAMEGDASAIIARWKKALRQEDEAIDAIAKELEREVAHGYLPTCRIAMENELTFITNNGAPMRYASLRDAGFPIGSSATEGACKSFFSVRCKRSGQRWRNDGLRATLTCRSLVLNDRLDRAVVTLRRRDFSAHVQAVPKMAA, from the coding sequence ATGGCACGGTCAAGGAACGGCGAAGCGATCAGCGCGCGAGGGCGTAGCCCGTCGGCGAAGAAGAAGCTGCGAGGGTTCATTCGGGAACGTTCGAAGGCGGGGGACCTCGACGAGTGGCGCCGAGGCAAGGCGGCGCTCGGGTACATTGAAGGGCGCCGTGTTGTGGAGCTGGCGGCCGAGCTGGACGTGACGCGTGGTTCGGTCAACCGCTGGCTGCAGTGGTACGAAGCCATGGGCGTCGAGGGGCTCGTCACCGCCGCCGCACCTGGAGCCCCGTCGCGCGTCCGCCTCCTCCAGTGCGCGGGCCCAGTGACTCCTCGCAAGAACCCTTCATCTGCCGATGCCTTGCTCATCCCAAGCTGCTCCTTTGTGAAAGGGCGGCAGCTTCACGGAAATGGATTCAGTCGGGCAGGGGCGCCCTGGCGAGTGCACACGTTGCGCATCGTGGTCGTCCAGGACGCGGCGAAGGAAGTGTGGACGCTCCTCGTCGCCGCGCTCGAGGGCGAGCCCTCCGTGTCGGACTGGGAAGAGCTCGTCGACCACTATCACGCGATGGGTCACCTCTCGGCCGCCGCGCAGGCGATGGAGGGCGACGCCTCCGCGATCATAGCGCGATGGAAGAAGGCGCTTCGCCAAGAGGATGAAGCCATCGATGCCATCGCCAAAGAGCTCGAGCGGGAAGTCGCCCACGGATACCTGCCCACGTGCCGCATCGCGATGGAGAACGAGCTCACGTTCATCACGAACAACGGCGCCCCCATGCGTTACGCGTCCCTCCGCGACGCCGGCTTCCCGATCGGCTCCAGCGCGACCGAGGGCGCGTGCAAGTCCTTCTTCTCCGTCCGCTGCAAACGTTCCGGCCAACGCTGGCGAAACGACGGCCTCCGCGCGACGCTGACCTGCCGGTCCCTCGTTCTCAACGACCGCCTCGACCGCGCCGTCGTCACGCTACGCCGGCGCGACTTCTCCGCCCACGTTCAGGCCGTCCCCAAGATGGCCGCGTGA